A genomic window from Rhizobium sp. EC-SD404 includes:
- a CDS encoding c-type cytochrome has translation MNSSYLNMAAGAFLGTVFVVMSVSLVSESLFHAEAPEQEGFVIEVAEAETGDGGGAPQATPIANLLQTADAAAGEASFAKCQACHTVDEGGANRVGPNLWGVVNRPIASHEGFSYSAAMTEFSEGGEVVWDYEHLAGFLAAPRSYIQGTAMSFAGLTREDELANVIAYLRELSSEPAPLPEPVEVAEAPAEGAEGGEGEAAAAEGSPALAMLADADAANGESIFRRCAACHGVEEGGANRVGPNLWDIVGNTVANNEGFSYSSGMVEYSEGGAKVWEFANLDAFILAPREEVPGTSMGFAGLPNDSDRADLLAYLATLSSEPVELPAAGGEEAAAPAEGEAAPAEGEEAPAEEAAPAEGEAPPAEGEAAPAEDEAAPAEDAAPAEEGTAPTEAPTDAEPTGDGAAVPAEGEPADTDAAAPADDATEGDEAAPAEGAAPPADEEASAAAGGAVALIASADVALGEEVFQECSACHTVDEGGEALVGPNLWGVVNRDVAGVEGFEYSENFVDYGGEGAVWDYALLDQFLAAPMDEVEGTYMAYPGVVEDDRRAAVIAYLRTLAETPAELPAE, from the coding sequence ATGAACTCCTCCTATCTGAACATGGCCGCCGGCGCATTTCTCGGCACAGTTTTTGTCGTTATGTCGGTGTCGCTCGTGTCGGAGTCGTTGTTTCACGCCGAAGCGCCTGAACAAGAAGGCTTCGTTATCGAGGTCGCCGAGGCCGAGACGGGCGATGGCGGCGGTGCTCCGCAGGCGACGCCGATTGCAAACCTGCTGCAGACGGCCGATGCCGCTGCCGGCGAAGCATCCTTCGCCAAGTGCCAGGCTTGCCACACCGTCGACGAAGGTGGCGCGAACCGCGTCGGCCCGAACCTCTGGGGTGTCGTCAACCGTCCGATCGCCAGCCACGAAGGCTTCAGCTATTCGGCCGCAATGACGGAGTTCTCCGAAGGCGGCGAAGTCGTCTGGGACTACGAACACCTTGCCGGCTTCCTTGCCGCACCGCGCAGCTACATCCAGGGCACGGCCATGAGCTTTGCCGGCCTGACGCGCGAAGACGAGCTTGCCAACGTCATTGCCTATTTGCGCGAACTTTCCAGCGAGCCGGCACCGTTGCCGGAGCCCGTCGAGGTTGCCGAAGCACCTGCCGAGGGCGCTGAAGGCGGCGAAGGCGAAGCAGCCGCTGCCGAAGGCAGCCCGGCGCTCGCGATGCTCGCCGATGCTGACGCCGCAAACGGCGAATCGATCTTCCGCCGCTGCGCCGCATGCCACGGCGTCGAAGAAGGTGGCGCCAACCGCGTCGGCCCGAACCTCTGGGACATCGTTGGCAACACGGTGGCCAACAATGAGGGCTTCTCCTATTCGTCCGGCATGGTCGAATACAGCGAAGGTGGCGCCAAGGTCTGGGAATTCGCCAATCTCGACGCCTTCATCCTCGCACCGCGCGAAGAAGTTCCGGGCACGTCGATGGGCTTTGCCGGTCTTCCAAACGATAGCGACCGCGCCGACCTCCTTGCCTATCTCGCAACGCTTTCCAGCGAGCCTGTAGAATTGCCGGCAGCTGGTGGCGAAGAAGCCGCCGCTCCCGCCGAAGGCGAGGCAGCACCGGCCGAAGGCGAAGAAGCACCTGCGGAAGAAGCCGCGCCTGCTGAGGGCGAAGCTCCTCCTGCTGAGGGCGAAGCTGCTCCTGCAGAAGATGAAGCAGCGCCGGCCGAGGACGCGGCACCCGCCGAAGAAGGTACCGCTCCCACCGAAGCACCTACGGACGCCGAGCCCACCGGCGATGGAGCAGCCGTTCCCGCCGAAGGCGAACCGGCCGACACCGACGCTGCCGCGCCTGCCGATGATGCGACCGAAGGCGACGAGGCTGCCCCTGCCGAAGGCGCAGCGCCTCCCGCGGACGAGGAAGCTTCGGCTGCTGCCGGTGGCGCTGTTGCACTCATCGCTTCTGCTGATGTTGCTCTCGGCGAAGAAGTTTTCCAGGAATGCTCGGCCTGCCACACTGTAGATGAAGGCGGCGAAGCGCTTGTCGGTCCTAATCTCTGGGGTGTCGTCAACCGTGACGTCGCCGGCGTCGAGGGGTTCGAATATTCCGAGAACTTCGTGGACTATGGTGGCGAAGGCGCTGTTTGGGACTACGCCCTGCTCGACCAGTTCCTCGCTGCACCAATGGACGAAGTCGAAGGCACCTACATGGCCTATCCTGGGGTCGTCGAGGATGACCGTCGTGCGGCCGTGATCGCCTATCTGCGCACGCTGGCCGAAACGCCTGCCGAACTTCCCGCCGAATAA
- a CDS encoding ABC transporter permease, producing the protein MNRRRWQNFKANRRGYWSMWTFLVVFVLAMLAEFIANDRPIIASYNGEILFPVVVDYPEEKFGGFLAQTDYRDPFIQEEIEANGWMIWPPIRYSYQTANSNIPRSAPTPPFWMMSESERCSAYPLGPDDPNCTLGNMNWLGTDDQARDVSARLIYGFRISVLFGLILTAASAVVGVASGAVQGYFGGWTDLILQRFIEIWSSMPVLYILLIIAAILPPGFWILLGIMLLFSWVAFVGIVRAEFLRARNFEYVNAARALGVSNTTIMFRHLLPNAMVATLTFLPFILSGSITTLTSLDFLGFGLPPGSPSLGEMIAQGQRNLQAPWLGITAFLVISLMLSLLIFIGEATRDAFDPRKTFR; encoded by the coding sequence ATGAACCGGCGCCGCTGGCAGAACTTCAAGGCCAACCGGCGCGGCTACTGGTCGATGTGGACATTCCTCGTCGTGTTCGTTCTGGCGATGCTGGCCGAATTCATCGCCAATGACCGCCCGATCATCGCGTCCTACAATGGCGAGATCCTCTTCCCCGTCGTCGTCGACTATCCGGAGGAGAAATTCGGAGGCTTCCTTGCCCAGACCGATTACCGCGATCCCTTCATTCAGGAGGAGATCGAGGCGAATGGCTGGATGATCTGGCCGCCGATCCGCTATTCCTACCAGACGGCCAATTCCAACATTCCGCGCTCGGCACCGACCCCGCCATTCTGGATGATGAGCGAGAGCGAGCGTTGTTCGGCCTACCCGCTCGGACCCGACGATCCCAATTGCACGCTCGGCAATATGAACTGGCTCGGCACGGACGACCAGGCGCGCGACGTGAGCGCTCGGCTGATCTACGGGTTCCGCATCTCCGTGCTCTTCGGGCTCATTCTCACGGCGGCATCGGCCGTCGTCGGCGTCGCTTCCGGTGCTGTGCAGGGCTATTTCGGCGGTTGGACGGACCTGATCCTGCAGCGCTTCATCGAGATCTGGTCCTCGATGCCGGTGCTCTACATCCTGTTGATCATCGCCGCGATCCTTCCGCCAGGTTTCTGGATATTGCTCGGGATCATGCTGCTCTTTTCCTGGGTCGCCTTCGTCGGCATCGTGCGTGCGGAATTCCTTCGGGCGCGCAATTTCGAATATGTGAACGCTGCGCGCGCCCTCGGCGTGTCGAACACCACGATCATGTTCCGCCACCTGCTGCCGAACGCGATGGTCGCCACGCTGACCTTCCTGCCCTTCATCCTGTCGGGCTCGATCACGACGCTGACCTCTCTGGACTTCCTGGGCTTCGGCCTGCCGCCCGGCTCGCCCTCGCTCGGCGAAATGATCGCGCAGGGCCAGCGCAACCTGCAGGCACCCTGGCTCGGCATCACCGCCTTCCTCGTCATATCGCTGATGCTTTCGCTGCTGATCTTCATCGGCGAGGCGACCCGCGACGCCTTCGACCCGCGCAAGACTTTCCGGTGA
- a CDS encoding prephenate dehydratase yields the protein MTEMTGKIAFQGEFGANSDMACRDMFPDMEPLPCATFEDAFAAVEAGTADLAMIPIENTIAGRVADIHHLLPESALHIVGEYFMPIHFQLMVLPDADIADIKTVHSHIHALGQCRRIVRENKWKPVVAGDTAGAAKLVAERGDPTMAAFAPRLAADLYGLKIIAENVEDTETNVTRFIVLSREAQWAPRGSSNDLMVTTFIFRVRNLPAALYKAMGGFATNGVNMTKLESYQLGGKFFASQFYADVQGHPDDDNLARALEELAFFSREIKILGVYPAHPFRVTQMAEEELEQVQVQTAK from the coding sequence ATGACCGAGATGACCGGCAAAATCGCCTTCCAGGGCGAATTCGGCGCCAATTCCGACATGGCCTGCCGCGACATGTTTCCCGACATGGAGCCGCTGCCCTGCGCGACTTTCGAAGATGCGTTCGCTGCCGTGGAGGCGGGCACGGCCGACCTCGCCATGATCCCGATCGAAAACACGATCGCCGGGCGCGTTGCGGATATCCACCATCTCCTGCCGGAATCCGCGCTGCACATCGTCGGCGAATATTTCATGCCGATCCATTTTCAACTGATGGTCCTGCCCGACGCCGACATCGCCGATATCAAGACGGTCCATAGCCACATCCACGCGCTCGGCCAGTGCCGGCGGATCGTTCGCGAAAACAAGTGGAAGCCCGTGGTGGCCGGCGATACGGCCGGTGCGGCAAAGCTCGTCGCTGAGCGCGGCGACCCGACCATGGCCGCCTTCGCACCGAGGCTCGCAGCCGATCTCTACGGACTGAAGATCATCGCGGAGAATGTCGAGGATACCGAAACCAACGTCACCCGGTTCATCGTGCTCTCCCGAGAGGCTCAATGGGCGCCTCGCGGGTCGAGCAACGACCTGATGGTGACGACGTTCATCTTCCGGGTGCGCAATCTGCCGGCCGCGCTCTACAAGGCGATGGGCGGTTTCGCGACCAACGGCGTGAACATGACGAAGCTCGAGAGCTATCAGCTGGGCGGCAAGTTCTTCGCCAGCCAGTTCTATGCCGACGTTCAGGGACATCCGGACGACGACAATCTCGCCCGCGCGCTTGAGGAACTTGCCTTCTTCTCGCGCGAGATCAAGATTCTCGGGGTTTACCCGGCACACCCGTTCCGCGTCACCCAGATGGCGGAAGAGGAACTGGAGCAGGTTCAGGTACAAACGGCCAAATAG
- a CDS encoding extracellular solute-binding protein yields the protein MIAACGKTSKQRIAVAALGAILMLANAASPVVAQEDEARQWRHGAALIGDPKYPADFPHFEYVNPEAPKGGTLRLSTSGSFDTFNPLLARGEVATGLNLVYETLMERSQDEASAEYGLLAEALSYPDDYSSVTFRLREGARWHDGEPVTPEDVIWSFEKAIELDPQRQFYYQHVTGAEATGEREVTFTFDEANNRELPQIVGQLLILPKHWWEGEGPKGQPRDIGTTTLEPPLGSGPYRISAFNPGADVTYERVEDYWGADVPARVGTNNFDRISYIYFADRNVEFEAFKAGNFDYWVENAAIRWETGYDFPAANDGRIVREELENPYRASGQLVGFIPNLRREKFQDERVRRALNYAFDFEELNRTIFFGAYERVDSYFFGTELASSGLPQGEELEILERARDQIPAEVFDTEYTNPTGGNPQAQRENLREAVRLFSEAGYEIQNNRMVNSETGEPFSFEIILNGPTIERVALPWSENLRRIGVAVSVRTVEPSQYINRIRSRDFDVIYAGWGQSLSPGNEQWEYWGGRSADREGSQNFGGIVDPGIDALIREVVFADDRDTLIAATRALDRVLLAHDYVIPTYTARAARIAYWDKFARPELLPEYSIGFPDVWWSKDAEGGDEG from the coding sequence ATGATCGCAGCCTGTGGCAAGACTTCAAAGCAGCGCATCGCCGTCGCGGCACTCGGGGCCATCCTGATGCTGGCGAACGCCGCTTCCCCCGTCGTCGCACAGGAGGATGAGGCCCGGCAGTGGCGCCACGGCGCAGCCCTCATCGGCGATCCCAAATATCCGGCAGATTTCCCGCATTTCGAGTATGTGAACCCCGAGGCACCCAAGGGCGGAACGCTCCGCCTGTCGACCTCGGGTTCGTTCGACACCTTCAACCCGCTGCTGGCACGCGGCGAAGTGGCGACCGGGCTCAACCTCGTCTACGAAACGCTCATGGAGCGCTCCCAGGACGAGGCATCCGCCGAATACGGGCTGCTGGCCGAAGCGCTGAGCTATCCCGACGACTATTCCTCCGTCACCTTCCGGCTTCGCGAAGGCGCGCGCTGGCACGATGGCGAGCCGGTCACGCCGGAAGACGTGATCTGGAGCTTCGAGAAGGCGATCGAACTCGATCCGCAGCGGCAGTTCTACTACCAACACGTCACCGGGGCCGAAGCCACCGGTGAACGGGAGGTGACCTTCACCTTCGACGAGGCGAACAATCGTGAATTGCCGCAGATCGTCGGACAGTTGCTCATCCTGCCGAAGCACTGGTGGGAAGGCGAAGGTCCCAAAGGACAACCGCGCGACATCGGCACAACCACGCTGGAGCCGCCGCTCGGTTCGGGCCCCTACCGGATCTCGGCCTTCAATCCCGGCGCCGACGTCACCTATGAGCGGGTCGAGGACTATTGGGGCGCAGACGTTCCGGCGCGCGTCGGCACGAACAATTTCGACCGCATCAGCTACATCTATTTCGCCGATCGCAACGTTGAGTTCGAGGCCTTCAAGGCCGGCAATTTCGATTATTGGGTCGAGAACGCCGCCATTCGGTGGGAAACCGGCTATGATTTCCCCGCCGCCAATGACGGCCGCATCGTGCGCGAGGAACTGGAAAACCCGTATCGCGCCTCCGGCCAGCTCGTCGGCTTCATTCCCAATCTGCGCCGCGAAAAGTTCCAGGACGAACGCGTGCGCCGCGCACTGAACTACGCGTTCGATTTCGAAGAACTCAACCGCACGATCTTCTTCGGCGCCTATGAGCGGGTGGACAGCTATTTCTTCGGGACGGAACTGGCGTCTTCGGGCCTGCCGCAGGGCGAGGAGCTGGAAATTCTGGAAAGAGCCCGCGACCAAATCCCGGCGGAAGTGTTCGACACGGAATACACCAATCCCACCGGCGGAAATCCGCAGGCGCAACGCGAAAACCTACGCGAAGCCGTGCGGCTGTTTTCGGAAGCCGGCTATGAAATCCAGAACAACCGGATGGTCAATTCGGAGACCGGCGAACCTTTCTCGTTCGAGATCATCCTCAACGGACCGACCATCGAGCGCGTCGCCCTGCCCTGGAGCGAGAACCTCCGCCGCATCGGCGTTGCCGTCAGCGTGCGCACGGTCGAGCCGTCGCAATATATCAACCGTATCCGCTCGCGCGACTTCGACGTGATCTATGCCGGCTGGGGCCAGTCCCTGTCGCCCGGCAACGAGCAGTGGGAATATTGGGGCGGACGGTCGGCCGACCGCGAAGGATCGCAGAATTTCGGCGGCATCGTCGATCCGGGAATCGATGCCCTGATCCGCGAAGTCGTCTTCGCAGACGACCGCGACACACTCATCGCGGCGACGCGGGCTCTCGACCGCGTCCTGCTCGCCCATGATTACGTCATCCCGACCTACACGGCGCGTGCTGCCCGCATCGCCTACTGGGACAAGTTCGCTCGGCCCGAGCTTTTGCCTGAATATTCGATCGGCTTCCCCGATGTCTGGTGGTCGAAAGACGCCGAAGGCGGCGATGAGGGCTGA
- a CDS encoding 3-deoxy-manno-octulosonate cytidylyltransferase: MTTQEARETIVLIPARMASTRLPGKPLAPIGGLPMIVQVAMRAMEAKIGPVAVCADTDDVREAVEAAGFRFIMTGTQHQSGSDRIAEALQTLDPEGRIKRIVNLQGDLPTVDPQSVAAALRPLDDPAVDIATLAVEITEDDERTNPNVVKVVGTEIAPNRLRALYFTRATAPHGEGPLYHHVGLYAYRREALTRFVALGPSPLELREKLEQLRALEAGMRIDVEIVDTVPLGVDTPADLAKARRLLAKD; encoded by the coding sequence ATGACGACACAAGAAGCTCGCGAAACGATCGTGCTTATTCCGGCAAGAATGGCCTCCACCCGTTTGCCGGGAAAGCCGCTGGCGCCGATCGGTGGGCTGCCGATGATCGTCCAGGTTGCCATGCGGGCGATGGAAGCCAAGATCGGCCCTGTTGCCGTTTGCGCCGACACCGATGACGTGCGCGAGGCTGTTGAGGCCGCCGGGTTTCGCTTCATCATGACGGGCACGCAACATCAGTCGGGTTCCGATCGCATCGCCGAAGCGCTGCAGACGCTCGATCCCGAGGGTCGCATCAAGCGCATCGTCAATCTTCAGGGCGATCTGCCGACCGTCGATCCACAGAGTGTTGCGGCTGCACTCCGTCCGCTCGACGATCCAGCGGTCGACATCGCGACGCTCGCCGTCGAAATCACCGAGGACGATGAGCGCACCAATCCGAATGTGGTAAAGGTCGTCGGCACCGAGATCGCCCCCAACCGTCTTCGGGCACTCTATTTCACCCGTGCGACCGCACCGCATGGCGAGGGCCCGCTCTATCATCACGTCGGGCTTTATGCCTATCGGCGCGAGGCGCTGACCCGTTTCGTCGCGCTCGGTCCTTCGCCCCTCGAACTGCGCGAGAAGCTCGAGCAGCTGCGCGCGCTGGAAGCCGGGATGCGCATTGATGTCGAGATCGTCGACACGGTCCCGCTCGGCGTCGACACCCCGGCGGATCTTGCAAAGGCGCGGCGTCTGCTCGCCAAGGACTGA
- a CDS encoding microcin C ABC transporter permease YejB has translation MGAYIARRLLLMIPTIFGIMAISFAVIQFAPGGPVEQVIADLTGQGDGLSDRIGGGSGDLGAGQEFSGNDGGSSRYRGAQGLDPQFIAQLEAQFGFDKPPLERFATMIWNYLRFDFGNSYFRDVSVIDLIVEKLPVSISLGVWILLLSYIISIPLGIKKAMEDGSRFDVWTSGIIIVAYAVPGFLFGILLIVLFAGGSFFDWFPLRGLVSDNFAQLSWWEKIIDYFWHLTLPLLSLALAAFATTTLLTKNSFIDEIRKQYVTTARAKGLSERSVLYKHVFRNAMLIIIAGFPAAFISAFFTGSLLIETIFSLDGLGRLGFESVVRRDYPVVFATLYIFSLMGLLIGLLSDLLYTWVDPRIDFERRDV, from the coding sequence ATGGGCGCTTATATCGCGCGTCGCCTGCTTTTGATGATCCCGACGATCTTCGGCATCATGGCGATCTCCTTCGCCGTCATCCAGTTCGCCCCGGGCGGGCCGGTCGAACAGGTCATCGCGGATCTGACTGGCCAGGGCGACGGCTTGTCCGACCGGATCGGCGGCGGCAGCGGCGATCTCGGTGCCGGCCAGGAATTTTCCGGCAACGACGGTGGCTCGTCGCGCTATCGCGGCGCGCAGGGGCTCGATCCGCAATTCATCGCGCAGCTCGAAGCGCAGTTCGGCTTCGACAAGCCGCCGCTCGAGCGCTTCGCAACCATGATCTGGAACTATCTGCGGTTCGATTTCGGCAACAGTTATTTCCGCGACGTGTCGGTGATCGATCTCATCGTCGAGAAACTGCCCGTCTCCATCTCGCTCGGCGTCTGGATTCTGCTTCTCTCCTACATCATCTCCATTCCGCTCGGCATCAAGAAGGCCATGGAGGACGGCTCACGCTTCGACGTATGGACGTCCGGCATCATCATCGTCGCCTACGCGGTCCCGGGCTTCCTGTTCGGCATTCTTCTGATCGTGCTCTTTGCCGGCGGGTCGTTCTTCGACTGGTTCCCCTTGCGCGGCCTCGTCTCGGACAATTTTGCCCAGCTCTCCTGGTGGGAGAAGATCATCGATTATTTCTGGCACCTGACGCTGCCGCTTCTGTCGCTGGCGCTGGCCGCCTTTGCCACGACGACGCTTCTGACCAAGAACTCGTTCATCGACGAAATCCGCAAGCAGTATGTGACGACAGCACGGGCGAAGGGGCTTTCGGAGCGCTCGGTGCTCTACAAGCACGTCTTCCGCAACGCGATGCTGATCATCATCGCGGGTTTTCCGGCAGCCTTCATCTCGGCCTTCTTCACCGGCTCGCTTCTCATCGAGACGATCTTTTCGCTCGACGGTCTCGGCCGCCTCGGTTTCGAGTCCGTCGTGCGGCGCGATTATCCGGTCGTCTTCGCGACGCTCTACATCTTCTCCCTGATGGGGCTTCTGATCGGTCTCCTCTCCGACCTGCTCTACACCTGGGTCGATCCGCGGATCGATTTCGAGCGGAGGGATGTCTGA
- a CDS encoding extracellular solute-binding protein, with amino-acid sequence MPSRDGRHALNRRQFLTGAAATAAALSLPISISGAFAANPTGQRLHGLSAFGELKYAADFAHFDYVNPQAPKGGRFHTAVANWLYNQNPQTFNTLNTFVLAGDAPPRMTMCFDTLMVSALDEPDALYCHAAEWVEIAEDRNSVRFGLRDGILFHDATPLTAGDVAFSLQLIKESGHPDLSSALMSMVRAEAIDDRTVEVGYDGQQSGRAILALTSIPILSQIYYSANDFNASSLHVPVSSGPYRPSRVESGRFIEYERVPDYWATDLPTGRGLANFDVIRIEFYAERTAEFEAFKKGDIHFRQESTAQVWSTGYEFPAVTDGRVLKQEFPRETRPSMQAWALNQRREPFDDIRVREAVSLCFDFEWTNDKLFYGVYARSQSPFENSEFKAEGLPTGAELELLNGLKSPLPDGVLGEPRVAPLSDGSGRDRRLLQRAVELLREAGFAQQGGRLLRDGRPIALEILIQATVFERLHAGFIQNLRRIGIDASLRLVDSAQYTARTNDYDFDMVMMAVQFSATPTAESFETFVSTRSADPKGMRNLPGAKDAVYDGLLDHMERVESREELVTVMRVLDRVLRARLDWIPNWYSANHLVAHWDMFGFVDPKPDYGWPVEQLWWYDQEKAQAIGRT; translated from the coding sequence ATGCCCTCCCGTGACGGTCGGCACGCACTGAACCGGCGCCAGTTTCTCACGGGCGCCGCGGCGACGGCGGCCGCGCTGTCGCTGCCGATTTCGATCAGCGGCGCCTTTGCCGCCAATCCAACCGGCCAGCGGCTGCACGGGCTCTCCGCTTTCGGGGAGCTCAAATACGCAGCCGACTTTGCCCATTTCGACTATGTGAACCCGCAGGCCCCGAAAGGCGGCCGGTTCCACACTGCCGTTGCCAACTGGCTCTACAACCAGAACCCACAGACCTTCAACACGCTGAATACATTCGTGCTCGCCGGCGATGCGCCACCGCGCATGACCATGTGCTTCGATACGTTGATGGTGTCGGCGCTCGATGAACCGGATGCTCTCTATTGCCACGCGGCCGAGTGGGTCGAGATTGCCGAAGACCGCAATTCGGTCCGTTTCGGCCTGCGCGACGGCATCCTGTTCCATGACGCGACACCGCTGACGGCAGGGGACGTTGCCTTCTCGCTGCAATTGATCAAGGAGAGCGGCCACCCCGACCTCTCGTCTGCACTTATGTCCATGGTCAGGGCCGAGGCGATCGACGATCGTACGGTGGAGGTCGGCTACGATGGCCAGCAATCCGGACGGGCCATCCTCGCGCTCACTTCCATCCCAATTCTGTCGCAGATCTATTATTCGGCTAACGACTTCAATGCATCTTCGCTGCACGTGCCGGTTTCCTCCGGTCCATACAGGCCGAGCCGCGTCGAGTCGGGTCGCTTCATCGAATATGAGCGCGTTCCAGACTACTGGGCGACGGACCTGCCGACCGGGAGGGGCCTTGCCAATTTCGACGTCATCCGGATCGAATTCTATGCGGAGCGCACGGCCGAATTCGAAGCCTTCAAGAAGGGCGACATTCATTTCCGCCAGGAATCGACCGCGCAGGTGTGGTCAACCGGCTATGAGTTTCCAGCCGTCACCGATGGCCGCGTGCTGAAACAGGAGTTTCCGCGCGAAACGCGCCCATCGATGCAGGCTTGGGCGCTGAACCAGCGGCGAGAGCCGTTCGACGATATCCGAGTGCGCGAGGCGGTTAGCCTCTGTTTCGATTTCGAGTGGACCAACGACAAGCTGTTTTACGGGGTCTACGCGCGCTCGCAGTCGCCCTTCGAGAACTCCGAGTTCAAGGCCGAAGGCCTGCCCACGGGCGCGGAACTGGAATTGCTGAATGGCTTGAAGAGCCCTCTGCCTGACGGCGTTTTGGGCGAGCCACGGGTGGCGCCGCTCTCGGATGGCTCAGGCCGTGATCGAAGACTTCTGCAGCGCGCCGTCGAGCTTTTGCGCGAAGCAGGCTTTGCGCAGCAAGGCGGCCGGCTCTTGCGCGATGGTCGGCCCATCGCGCTGGAAATCCTTATCCAGGCGACGGTGTTCGAACGGCTTCATGCGGGCTTCATCCAGAACCTGCGCCGGATCGGCATCGATGCGTCGCTTCGGTTGGTCGATTCGGCGCAGTATACGGCGCGGACGAACGACTACGATTTCGACATGGTCATGATGGCCGTCCAGTTTTCAGCGACGCCGACGGCTGAATCCTTCGAGACCTTCGTTTCGACCCGCTCGGCCGATCCGAAAGGCATGCGCAATCTTCCGGGCGCCAAGGACGCAGTTTACGACGGGCTTCTCGACCACATGGAACGGGTGGAAAGCCGCGAAGAGCTGGTCACGGTCATGCGCGTGCTCGATCGGGTCTTGCGGGCGCGGCTCGACTGGATTCCAAACTGGTACTCGGCGAATCACCTCGTGGCCCATTGGGACATGTTCGGCTTCGTCGATCCGAAACCGGATTATGGCTGGCCGGTGGAACAGCTCTGGTGGTACGACCAGGAGAAGGCTCAGGCAATTGGCAGGACATAG